Proteins from a single region of Halalkalibaculum roseum:
- the lptC gene encoding LPS export ABC transporter periplasmic protein LptC gives MQVTDILVQFKTYHALILSILIIPIIGMSCSDLSERESQKVTEALDDSLLSSTETWNIDMNLTEEGLKKVRVRGSYSETFNLPELKETRIKGPVHIDVFDSTGAVKTVVKSNRAVYRAEESIFELYGNVRVDTRDSTHLESEYLMWNQSENLISTPQFVYITTPTDTTTGSDFTGSTDLDNIRIRNYSGSSVINRN, from the coding sequence ATGCAGGTGACAGATATTTTGGTACAGTTTAAAACATATCATGCACTCATCCTCAGTATCTTGATCATTCCGATCATTGGAATGTCTTGCAGTGATCTCTCAGAGAGAGAAAGTCAAAAGGTTACCGAAGCGCTCGACGACTCTCTGCTCTCCTCCACCGAAACCTGGAACATTGACATGAACCTTACCGAAGAGGGTCTAAAAAAAGTTCGTGTCCGTGGAAGTTATTCTGAGACCTTCAACCTGCCTGAGCTTAAGGAAACACGAATTAAAGGTCCTGTGCATATTGATGTTTTCGACAGTACCGGGGCAGTCAAAACGGTGGTTAAAAGTAATCGAGCTGTTTACCGGGCTGAAGAGTCCATATTTGAACTCTATGGCAATGTCAGGGTTGATACCCGCGATTCTACACATCTGGAATCGGAATACCTGATGTGGAATCAGTCGGAGAATCTTATTTCCACCCCGCAATTTGTTTATATCACCACACCTACCGATACTACGACAGGAAGTGACTTTACAGGCTCAACCGACCTGGATAATATTCGGATCCGGAATTATAGCGGGAGCAGTGTCATCAACAGAAACTGA
- a CDS encoding LysM peptidoglycan-binding domain-containing protein — MNTFLKFLRSALLLLVLLSLFTSARAQILLDSLDADLFVTETIDGQRVQKMLGNAYIISLEEDIEIFSDSIYRYINLNEIRAYGNIQINTENEKIWSDSLVYFTDIDFTQLRGRVIIEADSTTLFGSSVDYRFSNKVAHFIDNIRLEDPEGILTANSGFYYREADSAVFRGQVQLRDTTQYIEGDSLFSNRGEKYYEMYGEIFAVDGDNNSTLKGDYLEADASGRRLLRGNAWLKNISEDTTGTAQSDSIRTRPPIMTSFRPDSVSLRPDTLSDVSDSVAVIADDEDSIGQAEALTHRVRAGETLFGIARNYNVTVDSLKKWNNFSGNNLNTGQNLLVKPPESVSIIKHTVRPKETLFSLSREYQVTIEQIKSWNSLTSNNLNVGQELTFYKDSLNGESIYIVERGDNLFQIARDYNMTVEELRELNNLTTNNITAGQELRVKTTDSTNFSIDTVASDTTNVPVYARAEVPEDSLRSPRSAGIDTTHIRASRILSQQYSTPTDTSTIVNAYENVRIWSRKFSAISDTSRYDDREETFELWSNAKTWHEQVQLSGPYIKVFLQDGEIDQLRAFPKPFAVQQDTSLNRLNQIKGDTLNAYFTGGDLREIHVFGGSHLLRFTKNDQGDPDGAIDLTAPSTRIFFEDGELVEMKSLGTINGSYLPQSEQTSKRQLEGFIWTPDLQPQRPQEKMIPRFPPVPEVRPFELPRRYVNYIDGKTDQ; from the coding sequence ATGAATACATTTCTGAAATTTTTACGATCTGCCCTACTGTTACTGGTTCTACTATCCCTGTTTACGTCAGCACGTGCTCAGATTTTATTGGATTCTCTTGATGCCGACCTTTTCGTAACAGAAACGATCGACGGGCAACGCGTGCAGAAGATGCTGGGAAATGCCTATATCATCAGCCTGGAAGAGGACATAGAAATCTTTTCCGATAGCATCTATCGATATATCAATTTGAATGAAATAAGGGCCTACGGTAACATCCAGATTAATACCGAAAATGAAAAAATCTGGTCCGATTCACTCGTCTATTTTACTGATATTGATTTCACCCAGCTTCGAGGGCGTGTAATAATTGAAGCCGACAGTACCACGCTTTTCGGCAGCAGCGTGGACTATCGTTTTAGCAACAAAGTGGCGCATTTCATTGATAATATCCGGCTGGAAGATCCCGAAGGTATTTTAACGGCCAATTCCGGTTTCTACTACCGCGAAGCGGACAGTGCGGTCTTTCGTGGACAGGTACAGCTTAGGGATACCACACAATACATTGAGGGAGATAGTCTTTTCAGCAATCGCGGCGAGAAATACTATGAGATGTATGGAGAAATATTTGCCGTTGACGGTGACAACAACAGCACTCTGAAAGGGGACTACCTTGAAGCAGATGCATCCGGTAGACGATTGCTTAGAGGCAATGCCTGGCTTAAGAACATCTCTGAAGATACTACCGGGACAGCACAATCTGATTCCATCCGGACCCGGCCACCTATTATGACCTCTTTCAGACCCGACTCAGTTTCTCTCCGACCTGACACTTTAAGCGATGTTTCTGATTCGGTTGCTGTTATCGCTGATGATGAGGATAGCATTGGTCAGGCTGAAGCCCTTACACACCGTGTTAGGGCAGGTGAAACACTGTTTGGTATTGCCCGGAACTATAATGTCACCGTAGATAGCCTAAAAAAATGGAATAACTTTTCGGGCAACAATTTGAATACCGGGCAGAATCTATTGGTAAAACCTCCTGAAAGCGTTTCTATTATAAAGCATACTGTTCGACCGAAAGAGACACTCTTCTCTTTGTCAAGGGAGTATCAAGTTACTATCGAACAAATTAAATCATGGAACAGTCTAACAAGCAATAACCTGAATGTAGGTCAGGAGCTGACGTTTTATAAAGATTCGTTAAATGGCGAATCCATTTATATCGTGGAAAGAGGTGACAATCTTTTCCAGATTGCACGCGATTATAATATGACTGTGGAGGAGCTTAGAGAACTCAATAATCTCACCACAAACAATATTACAGCAGGGCAAGAATTAAGAGTTAAGACTACTGATTCAACTAATTTTTCCATCGATACAGTGGCCTCTGACACAACTAATGTTCCTGTTTATGCCCGTGCAGAAGTCCCCGAGGATTCATTGCGATCACCCAGATCCGCAGGCATAGACACTACCCACATCCGTGCCAGTCGCATACTTTCTCAGCAATACAGTACGCCTACTGATACTTCTACTATAGTCAACGCGTATGAAAATGTGAGAATATGGTCACGGAAATTTTCAGCTATCTCCGACACCTCACGTTATGACGACCGGGAAGAGACCTTCGAATTATGGTCAAACGCCAAAACCTGGCACGAGCAGGTTCAACTCTCGGGACCCTACATTAAAGTATTTTTGCAGGATGGAGAAATTGACCAGCTCAGGGCTTTCCCAAAACCCTTTGCCGTACAGCAAGACACCAGCCTGAATCGTTTGAATCAGATTAAGGGAGATACCCTCAACGCCTATTTCACTGGGGGTGACTTAAGAGAAATTCACGTCTTTGGAGGAAGCCACCTATTAAGATTCACAAAAAATGATCAGGGTGATCCGGATGGGGCTATTGATTTGACTGCACCTTCTACTAGAATATTTTTTGAGGACGGTGAACTTGTAGAAATGAAATCTTTAGGTACCATCAACGGTTCCTACCTGCCTCAAAGCGAGCAAACTTCAAAACGCCAGTTGGAAGGATTTATCTGGACACCCGATCTGCAGCCCCAGCGGCCTCAGGAGAAGATGATTCCGCGTTTCCCACCTGTTCCTGAAGTGCGGCCCTTTGAACTGCCACGCAGGTATGTAAACTATATTGATGGTAAAACCGATCAATAA
- a CDS encoding elongation factor G, with translation MNVYQPSRIRNVVLLGHAGSGKTTLSETMLFESRTIHRRGSVLNKSTTSDYHEIEKEKQKSVFSSFLNLDWRGSKINLIDTPGTADYIGEVVGALRVADTAIFTLNAEYGVEVGTDSLWKYTEKYRIPSLFIVNKPDSEQSNFQNTVDMAKEHFGRGVVVVQYPFTEGDDFHAIIDVLKMTMYEFPEKGGKPDKLPIPDSQKAQAELLHNELVEAVAENDETLLDLYLEQGELTESQMKEGLQKSLLNRDIFPLFCCSAERNMGTGRVMGFLGNVSPNPLEANPPKTTDGEEFPLNKDGDPVMFMFKNSAESHVGDLLYFKVYGGSVKPGIDLVNSRNGNSVRLSSLYLTNGEKRIEVNELKTGDLGAAVKLKDTGVNDTLHVKGHDVELEPIHFPDPIIRTAIKLKKEGDEDKLGNALHQLQREDPSMEVEHSQELQQIIIHGQGEEHLSVIEYELKNRFNLDFEFHEPRIPYRETITQEVRTHYKHKKQSGGAGQFGEVYMLMEPLRDNMPEHSDLKVRDEQEIELEWGGKLIFRNCIVGGVIDNRFMPAILKGIMEKMQNGPMSQCRVRDIRISVYDGSMHSVDSNDAAFKTAALMAFRDGFMQAKPKLMEPIYEIEVTVPADYMGDVMSDISTRRGQIQGMDAEGSIQKIKAQVPLKELDHYATRLKSMTQGSASYTRSFSHYAAVPHEMQQHIVDETMALEEVG, from the coding sequence ATGAATGTGTATCAACCATCAAGAATCAGAAATGTCGTATTGTTAGGTCATGCCGGATCCGGTAAAACCACGCTTTCTGAAACGATGCTTTTTGAATCCAGAACCATTCATCGTCGGGGTTCGGTATTGAATAAATCAACGACTTCCGATTATCACGAAATTGAGAAAGAGAAACAGAAATCGGTCTTCTCTTCTTTCCTTAATCTGGACTGGAGAGGTAGTAAAATCAATCTCATCGATACCCCTGGAACTGCTGATTATATAGGAGAGGTAGTCGGGGCTTTGCGGGTTGCTGATACAGCCATTTTTACGCTAAACGCTGAGTACGGGGTGGAAGTAGGTACAGATTCATTATGGAAGTACACCGAGAAATACCGTATTCCTTCTCTATTTATTGTGAATAAGCCCGATTCTGAGCAGTCGAACTTTCAGAATACGGTAGATATGGCCAAAGAGCATTTCGGTCGCGGAGTAGTGGTTGTGCAATATCCATTTACCGAGGGAGATGACTTTCATGCTATCATCGATGTGTTAAAAATGACGATGTACGAATTTCCCGAAAAAGGAGGCAAGCCCGACAAGCTGCCGATTCCCGACTCACAAAAAGCGCAGGCCGAGTTGTTGCATAACGAATTGGTTGAGGCGGTAGCCGAAAATGATGAGACTTTGCTTGATCTTTATCTTGAGCAAGGTGAATTGACTGAGAGCCAGATGAAAGAGGGCTTGCAGAAATCTTTGCTGAATAGAGACATTTTCCCCTTGTTCTGCTGCTCTGCTGAACGAAATATGGGCACCGGTAGGGTCATGGGATTTCTGGGCAATGTATCTCCGAACCCGCTGGAAGCAAATCCACCCAAAACAACGGATGGTGAAGAGTTCCCGCTCAACAAGGATGGAGATCCGGTGATGTTTATGTTCAAGAACAGTGCCGAATCACACGTCGGGGATCTGCTCTATTTTAAAGTTTACGGTGGCAGTGTTAAACCCGGAATCGATTTGGTGAACAGCAGAAACGGCAACAGCGTACGTCTTTCAAGTCTCTACCTAACCAACGGGGAGAAAAGAATAGAAGTGAACGAACTTAAAACGGGAGACCTGGGGGCTGCTGTAAAGCTCAAGGATACCGGGGTGAATGATACGCTGCATGTGAAGGGTCATGATGTAGAGCTTGAGCCTATACATTTCCCGGATCCCATAATTCGTACTGCCATTAAGCTGAAAAAAGAAGGTGATGAAGATAAACTAGGCAATGCCCTGCACCAGTTGCAGCGTGAAGATCCTTCCATGGAGGTTGAGCACAGCCAGGAACTACAGCAAATTATTATCCACGGGCAAGGGGAGGAGCATTTATCGGTAATTGAGTACGAGCTAAAAAATCGATTCAATCTTGATTTTGAATTCCACGAGCCTCGTATTCCTTATCGGGAGACCATTACCCAGGAAGTCAGGACCCATTACAAGCATAAAAAACAGTCAGGTGGTGCAGGTCAGTTTGGCGAAGTGTACATGTTGATGGAGCCGCTTCGTGACAACATGCCCGAACACAGTGATCTTAAGGTGCGCGACGAACAGGAAATCGAACTTGAATGGGGCGGTAAGCTGATATTCAGAAACTGTATTGTCGGCGGGGTTATAGATAATCGATTTATGCCGGCCATTTTGAAAGGTATAATGGAGAAAATGCAAAACGGACCGATGAGCCAATGCAGGGTTCGTGATATCCGGATTTCGGTGTACGATGGGTCCATGCACTCTGTAGATTCCAATGACGCTGCATTTAAAACCGCAGCCCTGATGGCATTCCGGGACGGGTTTATGCAGGCCAAGCCCAAATTGATGGAACCGATCTATGAAATTGAGGTGACGGTACCTGCCGATTACATGGGCGATGTGATGAGCGATATCAGTACGCGGCGCGGACAGATACAAGGCATGGATGCCGAGGGTTCCATCCAGAAAATTAAGGCCCAGGTTCCTCTTAAGGAGCTCGATCACTATGCCACGCGTCTTAAGTCGATGACCCAGGGAAGTGCTTCCTACACCCGGTCATTTTCTCATTACGCGGCGGTTCCGCATGAAATGCAGCAGCACATCGTGGACGAAACCATGGCCTTAGAGGAGGTAGGATAA
- a CDS encoding asparaginase: MKEILLIQTGGTIAMDITHGEPKLDPSKWSELMYKEVPELSEIAKIEIEQLFFEDSSDVSPDHWSRLIKYISDCYGDYDGFVILHGTDTMAYTASALSFGLQNLKKPVILTGSQVPMSNIRSDARRNLVNAIEMATLPLNEVAICFNDFVYRGNRATKMSIGDFDAFASPNFPPLAEIGLHIEINNHLPETKKPFLSLPSFRDEVFLLKIFPGLNASMLDDIDFSDVRVLIIEAFGSGNFPLTGKRSLLPFFKKCVENGIMLVITSQAAYDAVELEKYESGRKARELGAISAGDMTTEATLTKIMYLLGNYSSDDEIKELFQKNIAGELTE, from the coding sequence ATGAAGGAGATATTACTCATCCAGACGGGCGGTACCATTGCCATGGATATCACTCATGGAGAACCAAAGCTTGATCCGTCGAAGTGGTCGGAGCTGATGTACAAGGAAGTCCCTGAATTGTCAGAAATCGCGAAAATAGAGATTGAACAGTTATTTTTTGAAGACAGCTCGGATGTTAGTCCCGATCACTGGTCTCGACTCATAAAATACATTTCCGATTGCTACGGAGATTATGACGGCTTTGTAATTCTTCACGGGACTGATACCATGGCGTACACCGCTTCTGCCCTTTCTTTCGGATTGCAGAATCTTAAAAAGCCCGTCATCCTTACTGGCAGCCAGGTGCCGATGAGCAATATTCGCAGTGATGCTCGCAGAAATCTGGTGAATGCCATTGAAATGGCAACACTCCCCTTGAATGAGGTCGCCATTTGTTTCAACGATTTTGTGTACCGTGGCAACAGGGCTACCAAAATGAGCATCGGGGATTTTGACGCCTTCGCCTCTCCGAACTTTCCTCCCCTGGCCGAAATCGGTTTACATATAGAAATAAACAACCATCTGCCGGAGACGAAAAAACCATTTCTGAGCCTTCCATCATTCCGCGATGAGGTCTTCCTGTTGAAAATTTTCCCCGGACTTAACGCTTCCATGCTGGATGATATCGATTTTTCAGATGTACGCGTGCTTATTATAGAAGCCTTTGGAAGCGGTAATTTCCCCTTAACCGGCAAGCGAAGCCTTCTTCCCTTTTTCAAGAAATGTGTGGAAAATGGAATCATGCTGGTCATTACCTCTCAGGCGGCCTATGATGCCGTGGAATTAGAGAAGTACGAAAGCGGGAGAAAAGCCAGAGAACTCGGTGCCATCAGTGCCGGAGATATGACCACCGAAGCAACCCTCACCAAAATCATGTATCTTCTCGGTAATTATTCATCGGATGATGAAATCAAAGAATTATTCCAGAAAAATATTGCAGGAGAATTAACCGAATAA